From one Formosa sediminum genomic stretch:
- a CDS encoding alpha-ketoglutarate-dependent dioxygenase AlkB family protein yields MLFEDEKIILKMEDADVTYYPAFFSKTEADQLYLELLNTITWQLDNITLFGKTVPQPRLTALYANNNKPYGYSGIQMTPHVFIDPLLQIKNKIETKIQHSFTTCLCNLYRNGQDSNGWHADNEKELGSQPVIASVSFGSERIFHFKHKHDGRLKQKLILNHGSLLLMKGGTQDYWLHQLPKTKKQIGNRINLTYRTIY; encoded by the coding sequence ATGTTATTTGAAGACGAAAAGATTATTTTAAAAATGGAAGATGCAGATGTTACGTATTATCCTGCGTTTTTCTCTAAAACTGAAGCCGATCAATTATATCTAGAACTTTTAAATACCATTACTTGGCAACTAGACAATATTACACTATTTGGAAAAACAGTACCACAGCCACGGCTTACCGCTTTATACGCCAATAATAATAAACCTTATGGTTATTCTGGCATACAGATGACGCCACATGTATTTATAGATCCTCTTTTACAAATTAAAAATAAAATAGAAACAAAAATTCAACATTCGTTTACAACTTGTTTATGTAATTTATACCGTAATGGGCAAGACAGTAATGGCTGGCATGCAGATAATGAAAAAGAATTGGGTAGTCAACCCGTAATTGCATCAGTCTCTTTTGGCTCAGAACGAATTTTCCATTTTAAACATAAACACGATGGCCGTTTAAAACAAAAATTAATTTTAAATCATGGTAGTTTACTACTTATGAAAGGCGGCACGCAAGACTATTGGTTACACCAACTTCCAAAAACTAAAAAACAAATTGGAAACCGGATTAATCTCACGTACAGAACTATTTATTAA